In Bactrocera oleae isolate idBacOlea1 chromosome 5, idBacOlea1, whole genome shotgun sequence, a genomic segment contains:
- the Nprl2 gene encoding GATOR complex protein NPRL2: MQVSTNDYYEDSGREGQIRCIFLSEFHATAGCKISCQVPADYVSKEVFDAINVYIIPKPHLQRCILTVNALDIKVVGYPVGIENQQKYARNAFLFNLCFVCDSWARSVQYEPVVKKLSEYLIMMEEESCFLSKEGDHKLKLQKIFETVIKDLNEKKVTTIVEGDTTIYLKIVIHKPDPPVVKDHMVPLLLVDFKNTPLDKWDLTTQQIFPYINGINHIARIAAEADVETNLVKSCIQNLAYYGVVHLLPILKYSNVYMCTQHLKSLIKIPSLSQACRKYVALNSEKTHPSIQKVFQFYASMTHGVTLRAICQRLCPQNYNIDERKLVIFGLQHKFIRCIHKYPVFTGSVPSGRQKMYTGLSSFDEICCKTGLSPLDIERDIDKDTNVTVIWK; this comes from the exons ATGCAAGTTAGCACTAATGACTATTATGAAGACAGTGGCCGTGAAGGCCAAATACGCTGTATTTTCCTCAGTGAGTTCCATGCGACTGCTGGCTGCAAAATCAGCTGTCAG GTACCCGCTGATTATGTGAGCAAGGAAGTATTTGATgccataaatgtatatattatccCCAAGCCGCATCTACAACGTTGCATACTGACAGTGAATGCCTTAGATATAAAAGTCGTGGGGTATCCAGTAGGCATTGAGAATCAACAGAAGTATGCACGTAATGcatttctgtttaatttatgcTTTGTTTGCGATTCCTGGGCGCGTTCGGTACAGTACGAGCCAGTGGTTAAGAAATTGTCGGAGTATTTG ATAATGATGGAAGAGGAATCATGTTTCCTATCGAAAGAAGGCGACCATAAGTTGAAACTACAAAAAATCTTTGAAACAGTGATAAAAGATTTGAATGAGAAAAAAGTTACTACTATTGTGG AGGGCGACACtactatttacttaaaaattgttatacacaAACCTGATCCACCTGTAGTTAAAGATCATATGGTGCCTTTACTGCTAGTCGATTTCAAAAATACACCATTAGACAAGTGGGATTTGACTACTCAACAg ATATTCCCATATATAAATGGCATTAATCATATTGCGCGTATTGCTGCCGAAGCTGATGTCGAAACCAATCTGGTAAAGTCGTGCATACAAAATTTAGCCTACTATGGTGTCGTACATCTACTGCCCATACTTAAATATAGCAACGTGTACATGTGCACACAACATTTGAAGAGCTTAATCAAAATACCGTCATTAAGTCAAGCTTGCCGCAAATATGTCGCCCTAAATTCCGAAAAAACTCATCCATCTATACAGAAAGTCTTCCAATTTTACGCTTCCATGACACACGGTGTGACACTACGCGCCATTTGCCAGCGTTTATGTCCACAAAATTACAATATTGATGAGAGAAAATTGGTTATATTCGGTTTACAACACAAATTCATACGTTGCATTCACAAATATCCCGTTTTTACTGGTTCTGTGCCCTCCGGCAgacaaaaaatgtatacaggGCTGTCTAGTTTTGATGAGATTTGCTGTAAGACCGGTCTATCGCCGTTGGATATTGAAAGAGACATCGATAAGGATACTAATGTGACGGTGATATGGAAATGA